The Apis mellifera strain DH4 linkage group LG3, Amel_HAv3.1, whole genome shotgun sequence genome includes the window TGCAAGGAGAGGATCGCCCGGGTGCCGGTCAGCCCAGCGACGAACATCGCCAAGGAACGGCTCGAAGCGCGGATGAAGTATCGGGCCCCGGCCGTGAAGAGTCGCCGGCAGGCGACCCGCGAGAAATACTCGCCGGGCTCGGCGATCACTCTCAGCGCTGGGAACAAGATGTCCCCGGGCTTGGTCCCGAACAAAGCCAAGGAGAGCGCCTCCGCACCGTCCTGCAACAACAAGAGCAACGACAGCCCCGTTAAACAGAAAACCACTCTCGTGTAAGTTGCGTGTAACAAGaaggggggggagagaaaaacaGGGAAGTTATTGGTATAAATTTCGAGACAGAGAGATTTacgattcaattaattaaaaataaattttctttctttcgcagCAGACGTTCCAATCCGATGAAGGAGTCCACCTCGACAATCCCCCCGATGAAGTCTCGATTGCCGGATCGTACGAATAGGTAAGCCGACTATCGACCCATCCTGCAtacaaaggaaaatataatatagtttatgtaatatatatataatatgtgtgTAATAGCGACGGTTAGTTTAAAACGCGTTTAGTAGCGTGCATGAGGAGAAGGAACAGGGACAAGGTTGTTTTTTTCGTTCatagagagagatattttcgaaaaaaaaaagaaaaaaaaatgcctgATGACCTTCTCCTGATGTCAAGGCGCGCACATCCTTGATCCCGTTTCCTGATCCTCAGGCAACTCGAAGACGATGCCGGACCGTCCACATTTCGACCTGCTCCCCCTGTTAAAAGAATCTCCCACCTCCCAGTCCCGCCTTTAAAAGCGCATAAGAGAGAAAGTTTCGACGAGTGGAACggcaataataacaataacaccGCTCCCCCCGTATCGCCGAGATCGTGTAACAAGAGACGAGAAGGAACGAGAAAGTCGTTAGTTAGAGCGAGACAGGACGGTGAGCAGATGGCGAGCAACGGTCAAAAAACAGGAGCGAGGCAACAGGACGAGAAACATCAACAAACATTACACTCGGCTAGGTCGTTGAAAATGAACATCGTCTCGGCGAGAAGTCAGGGGAATCCGAAAGTGAACGACGTCTCGATCAACGACGATATCGTGGGCATCACCGTGAAACCTTGCAACATATACGGGATCAATAATCAATTGACCACGTGGAAACAGATCGCTGAAACGGATCAGACAAAGATATTGATTAGCAGGCAGTGCGAGGACGAGGATCTTCTCCTCCCCTCGACGGGGAACGAGAAACGAGCGACGAGGACGGACAACGATAACGACGAGGACGCCGCgtcgaaggagaaggaggaggacggGGCGAGGAAATTGAGCTCGAGAAGCGAGAGCATGAATTGGTCGTCGACCACGACAACGTTGAATCAGACGTACTCGTTCAGGGAGGCAGGGGCCAGGGTGTGCGACGACCGGTCGACAGGTGCGAGGAGCAGAAGGTGGAGGCCGGTCAGGCACAGCCCCCGCGTTGAATTCTGCTTGAAAGAGCCGGTCAAAGTGAACCAGATCTACGTCTCCTCCCTGTTCTCGGGGGAAAAGGGGAATAGGTGTCACGGGGATCCTTCGAGCGAGGAAAGAAGGGGAGGCGAGGAGAGGCTCGCTGCTACGAAACAGGAGAGCAATCGTTACTTCGAAAATTCGTCGAATTTCAACTCCTCGGCGaggagtaataataaaatattcgagaagaaaGGATCGACCGGCGGTTACACGGacaacgaggaggaggaggaggacgaggaggaggaggaggaggaggaggaggacgacgaTTCGGAGAACGACAATTTCGAGATGTTAAACTCGGCGTCGAGAAGTTTGAGGGGGAAGAAGGTGGACGTGGACGCGTTGAGCGCAGGCGCGGCGGCGAAAAGAAGGGGGAATCCGTTGGACTACGAAGTGGGCGGGGCGATCGAGGCGAACATCGAGGCGAACGAAAATTCTTCCctgttcgagaaaaatttgatcgcCTCTATCTCGTACGAGTTCACCGATCTGAACGAGTACGATGATTTCACCGAAAAGGAACGGGACAAGAATCGTGCGGGGGAGGAacaggacgaggaggaggaggaagaggaagacaGTCGATTGTACGACGACGAGCGAGCATCGTACGAGGATCGTTCGTGCAAGGAGATTGGAAAGAATTGCGTGGAGAGCGAGAAAACGAACGAGGGATTGTTCAAGAGCGAGGAGACGAATTGGATCGAGATGGAAACCGAGCCCTCCTTCCTCACCGAGATCATACTTCAACCGTCCAGATCGAGCACCCCGTTCGTAAGCTTCGAGGCGCGTTCCCCGAAGGAGAGATACGACGAAGGAGAGTACGAAGTGAACGCGAAGGAAAACTCGATGGAGTGGAAGGTGGAGATAGACACGGAGACAGGTTCTGAAGTGTTGTATCGCGTGGAGAACAACAGCGGGGATTCGAATCGTTCGAGCTCGAGGGAGGAGGGCTCGTCCCGTCCCGTGGAAAGAGATTTCGCGAGATTCCCCTCGACGCTgcaaaacgagagaaagactCCTTTCTCAGAGGGCGCCACGTCTCCCTCGttgagaaggaaggaggagaaaacCGTTCGATCGCCGATCGCGTATCCGCCCGAGAAGGACGAGCGGGTAATATTCCCGAAGAGGAAAGAGATCGGGAATCAGATAAACATTTGCGATTGCTCGAAGGAAATATCCCCGAATAATTGGTCCAAGTGCGAGAAAGGTGTGGGCGAGTGTTCGATCGCCGATACGAACGCCGAGAACCGAGAATTGGCACGCGACGTGCAAGACGCGATATTGGAAAATTGCGGTGCGCGAAGAACGAACAACTCTgagaacaattttaattcggACGTGATCGAGTCGTCGACGAGCCAATTGAACGCGAATCTGGAAACGGACGATATCGCGATGAAAGATGCGGACAGTTTGAGGAATAatatggaggaggaggaggaggaggagaacgaGGAGGTTCAAGAGATCTACTCGGCCAAGGATTTCGATTGCGACAGCGATAACAGCGTGGAGAATCAGGTACAGGAGCCGACGAACGAGACGAAATGTTCGAAGAAGAGAACGGAGGAGAAAACGAGGCAAACACTTCCGAGCTTgcgatcgataattttgtcCGAGTCGTGCGTGAAACTGAGCCAACGCGTTCAAATGGaggattcgaatcgatcgacagCCCTGAAATCCCGCCGGTCGAGAAGGGTAGAGATAGAGAATAGAATTCATCAGGAGAACGTGAGTATAACGTGAATGAGAACAGGGACGGTTTAAGGCATCGGGTGGAAAGGCATGGATAGAGATAGGCACGGATGTGAAGCAGGTCGAGACAGTGGAAGTGGAGACCATCGAGGAGATAGGAACGAGGAATAGAAGCatcaaatttcgaatattgccGGAGATAAAGGGGACAGGTGTG containing:
- the LOC724652 gene encoding uncharacterized protein LOC724652 isoform X5, producing the protein MDTDVPPILLPCAICARTFMPQSLEKHARICERSANKKRKPFDSAKQRIQGTELAEFLPRQEKKRRSPEEKSSKSWKQTHDDFLRAIRAARNEIVDSTMQKQCSTTITSSAPTRANEQGMCPTCNRHFGVKAYDRHVAWCKERIARVPVSPATNIAKERLEARMKYRAPAVKSRRQATREKYSPGSAITLSAGNKMSPGLVPNKAKESASAPSCNNKSNDSPVKQKTTLVRRSNPMKESTSTIPPMKSRLPDRTNRQLEDDAGPSTFRPAPPVKRISHLPVPPLKAHKRESFDEWNGNNNNNTAPPVSPRSCNKRREGTRKSLVRARQDGEQMASNGQKTGARQQDEKHQQTLHSARSLKMNIVSARSQGNPKVNDVSINDDIVGITVKPCNIYGINNQLTTWKQIAETDQTKILISRQCEDEDLLLPSTGNEKRATRTDNDNDEDAASKEKEEDGARKLSSRSESMNWSSTTTTLNQTYSFREAGARVCDDRSTGARSRRWRPVRHSPRVEFCLKEPVKVNQIYVSSLFSGEKGNRCHGDPSSEERRGGEERLAATKQESNRYFENSSNFNSSARSNNKIFEKKGSTGGYTDNEEEEEDEEEEEEEEEDDDSENDNFEMLNSASRSLRGKKVDVDALSAGAAAKRRGNPLDYEVGGAIEANIEANENSSLFEKNLIASISYEFTDLNEYDDFTEKERDKNRAGEEQDEEEEEEEDSRLYDDERASYEDRSCKEIGKNCVESEKTNEGLFKSEETNWIEMETEPSFLTEIILQPSRSSTPFVSFEARSPKERYDEGEYEVNAKENSMEWKVEIDTETGSEVLYRVENNSGDSNRSSSREEGSSRPVERDFARFPSTLQNERKTPFSEGATSPSLRRKEEKTVRSPIAYPPEKDERVIFPKRKEIGNQINICDCSKEISPNNWSKCEKGVGECSIADTNAENRELARDVQDAILENCGARRTNNSENNFNSDVIESSTSQLNANLETDDIAMKDADSLRNNMEEEEEEENEEVQEIYSAKDFDCDSDNSVENQVQEPTNETKCSKKRTEEKTRQTLPSLRSIILSESCVKLSQRVQMEDSNRSTALKSRRSRRVEIENRIHQENVETVEVETIEEIGTRNRSIKFRILPEIKGTGVLAKRSYDDKERSDPQTYWEKASKATRNRLINLDPPYQGASRFLKRNPKVHILPPVPSSSSLVNRRNIKLPLHPVWSNYVRRRPDFNLLLSSRTGKDYDPFLLAEQQMNDLLSDTSEQSVADSCPSIDQNSRQKSFPLSHSSAFVKYPCQSSPNAGHEKRSSSIPAPPTELDDITSDFSSDSTETNSLSRELFSLKDEKERAKNCRGTNPERRSPVKELGRRVIIDKSRALGGDELVEEGNKSVAGEARKIAEPRASVKMIRPVVDRSPSVRASSAPKAGQERGKNPASKIHSHDENALPSRKNKNSNGRNNNYPLNLSSSNLSLSSIISSDVDMKRSNSVFDELMTSFEEDENGAFVPSLKSLLKTDSLSSPVHASRHRNGRISDEELSSPESYKRQDHNKMSGDSAYSSLNRKYSHHGRSTNDVAGRFDEDTSRSNRRDGDGGGGIHVVKCKMSKYCHQCGFKFPETAKFCCECGIRRLVL
- the LOC724652 gene encoding uncharacterized protein LOC724652 isoform X2, which codes for MLCCVSRRGIAGADLGSPYDHCSSKERPVDLERVVESGQFHEPDVPPILLPCAICARTFMPQSLEKHARICERSANKKRKPFDSAKQRIQGTELAEFLPRQEKKRRSPEEKSSKSWKQTHDDFLRAIRAARNEIVDSTMQKQCSTTITSSAPTRANEQGMCPTCNRHFGVKAYDRHVAWCKERIARVPVSPATNIAKERLEARMKYRAPAVKSRRQATREKYSPGSAITLSAGNKMSPGLVPNKAKESASAPSCNNKSNDSPVKQKTTLVRSNPMKESTSTIPPMKSRLPDRTNRQLEDDAGPSTFRPAPPVKRISHLPVPPLKAHKRESFDEWNGNNNNNTAPPVSPRSCNKRREGTRKSLVRARQDGEQMASNGQKTGARQQDEKHQQTLHSARSLKMNIVSARSQGNPKVNDVSINDDIVGITVKPCNIYGINNQLTTWKQIAETDQTKILISRQCEDEDLLLPSTGNEKRATRTDNDNDEDAASKEKEEDGARKLSSRSESMNWSSTTTTLNQTYSFREAGARVCDDRSTGARSRRWRPVRHSPRVEFCLKEPVKVNQIYVSSLFSGEKGNRCHGDPSSEERRGGEERLAATKQESNRYFENSSNFNSSARSNNKIFEKKGSTGGYTDNEEEEEDEEEEEEEEEDDDSENDNFEMLNSASRSLRGKKVDVDALSAGAAAKRRGNPLDYEVGGAIEANIEANENSSLFEKNLIASISYEFTDLNEYDDFTEKERDKNRAGEEQDEEEEEEEDSRLYDDERASYEDRSCKEIGKNCVESEKTNEGLFKSEETNWIEMETEPSFLTEIILQPSRSSTPFVSFEARSPKERYDEGEYEVNAKENSMEWKVEIDTETGSEVLYRVENNSGDSNRSSSREEGSSRPVERDFARFPSTLQNERKTPFSEGATSPSLRRKEEKTVRSPIAYPPEKDERVIFPKRKEIGNQINICDCSKEISPNNWSKCEKGVGECSIADTNAENRELARDVQDAILENCGARRTNNSENNFNSDVIESSTSQLNANLETDDIAMKDADSLRNNMEEEEEEENEEVQEIYSAKDFDCDSDNSVENQVQEPTNETKCSKKRTEEKTRQTLPSLRSIILSESCVKLSQRVQMEDSNRSTALKSRRSRRVEIENRIHQENVETVEVETIEEIGTRNRSIKFRILPEIKGTGVLAKRSYDDKERSDPQTYWEKASKATRNRLINLDPPYQGASRFLKRNPKVHILPPVPSSSSLVNRRNIKLPLHPVWSNYVRRRPDFNLLLSSRTGKDYDPFLLAEQQMNDLLSDTSEQSVADSCPSIDQNSRQKSFPLSHSSAFVKYPCQSSPNAGHEKRSSSIPAPPTELDDITSDFSSDSTETNSLSRELFSLKDEKERAKNCRGTNPERRSPVKELGRRVIIDKSRALGGDELVEEGNKSVAGEARKIAEPRASVKMIRPVVDRSPSVRASSAPKAGQERGKNPASKIHSHDENALPSRKNKNSNGRNNNYPLNLSSSNLSLSSIISSDVDMKRSNSVFDELMTSFEEDENGAFVPSLKSLLKTDSLSSPVHASRHRNGRISDEELSSPESYKRQDHNKMSGDSAYSSLNRKYSHHGRSTNDVAGRFDEDTSRSNRRDGDGGGGIHVVKCKMSKYCHQCGFKFPETAKFCCECGIRRLVL
- the LOC724652 gene encoding uncharacterized protein LOC724652 isoform X1 is translated as MLCCVSRRGIAGADLGSPYDHCSSKERPVDLERVVESGQFHEPDVPPILLPCAICARTFMPQSLEKHARICERSANKKRKPFDSAKQRIQGTELAEFLPRQEKKRRSPEEKSSKSWKQTHDDFLRAIRAARNEIVDSTMQKQCSTTITSSAPTRANEQGMCPTCNRHFGVKAYDRHVAWCKERIARVPVSPATNIAKERLEARMKYRAPAVKSRRQATREKYSPGSAITLSAGNKMSPGLVPNKAKESASAPSCNNKSNDSPVKQKTTLVRRSNPMKESTSTIPPMKSRLPDRTNRQLEDDAGPSTFRPAPPVKRISHLPVPPLKAHKRESFDEWNGNNNNNTAPPVSPRSCNKRREGTRKSLVRARQDGEQMASNGQKTGARQQDEKHQQTLHSARSLKMNIVSARSQGNPKVNDVSINDDIVGITVKPCNIYGINNQLTTWKQIAETDQTKILISRQCEDEDLLLPSTGNEKRATRTDNDNDEDAASKEKEEDGARKLSSRSESMNWSSTTTTLNQTYSFREAGARVCDDRSTGARSRRWRPVRHSPRVEFCLKEPVKVNQIYVSSLFSGEKGNRCHGDPSSEERRGGEERLAATKQESNRYFENSSNFNSSARSNNKIFEKKGSTGGYTDNEEEEEDEEEEEEEEEDDDSENDNFEMLNSASRSLRGKKVDVDALSAGAAAKRRGNPLDYEVGGAIEANIEANENSSLFEKNLIASISYEFTDLNEYDDFTEKERDKNRAGEEQDEEEEEEEDSRLYDDERASYEDRSCKEIGKNCVESEKTNEGLFKSEETNWIEMETEPSFLTEIILQPSRSSTPFVSFEARSPKERYDEGEYEVNAKENSMEWKVEIDTETGSEVLYRVENNSGDSNRSSSREEGSSRPVERDFARFPSTLQNERKTPFSEGATSPSLRRKEEKTVRSPIAYPPEKDERVIFPKRKEIGNQINICDCSKEISPNNWSKCEKGVGECSIADTNAENRELARDVQDAILENCGARRTNNSENNFNSDVIESSTSQLNANLETDDIAMKDADSLRNNMEEEEEEENEEVQEIYSAKDFDCDSDNSVENQVQEPTNETKCSKKRTEEKTRQTLPSLRSIILSESCVKLSQRVQMEDSNRSTALKSRRSRRVEIENRIHQENVETVEVETIEEIGTRNRSIKFRILPEIKGTGVLAKRSYDDKERSDPQTYWEKASKATRNRLINLDPPYQGASRFLKRNPKVHILPPVPSSSSLVNRRNIKLPLHPVWSNYVRRRPDFNLLLSSRTGKDYDPFLLAEQQMNDLLSDTSEQSVADSCPSIDQNSRQKSFPLSHSSAFVKYPCQSSPNAGHEKRSSSIPAPPTELDDITSDFSSDSTETNSLSRELFSLKDEKERAKNCRGTNPERRSPVKELGRRVIIDKSRALGGDELVEEGNKSVAGEARKIAEPRASVKMIRPVVDRSPSVRASSAPKAGQERGKNPASKIHSHDENALPSRKNKNSNGRNNNYPLNLSSSNLSLSSIISSDVDMKRSNSVFDELMTSFEEDENGAFVPSLKSLLKTDSLSSPVHASRHRNGRISDEELSSPESYKRQDHNKMSGDSAYSSLNRKYSHHGRSTNDVAGRFDEDTSRSNRRDGDGGGGIHVVKCKMSKYCHQCGFKFPETAKFCCECGIRRLVL
- the LOC724652 gene encoding uncharacterized protein LOC724652 isoform X3, producing the protein MLCCVSRRGIAGADLGSPYDHCSSKERPVDLERVVESGQFHEPDVPPILLPCAICARTFMPQSLEKHARICERSANKKRKPFDSAKQRIQGTELAEFLPRQEKKRRSPEEKSSKSWKQTHDDFLRAIRAARNEIVDSTMQKQCSTTITSSAPTRANEQGMCPTCNRHFGVKAYDRHVAWCKERIARVPVSPATNIAKERLEARMKYRAPAVKSRRQATREKYSPGSAITLSAGNKMSPGLVPNKAKESASAPSCNNKSNDSPVKQKTTLVRRSNPMKESTSTIPPMKSRLPDRTNRQLEDDAGPSTFRPAPPVKRISHLPVPPLKAHKRESFDEWNGNNNNNTAPPVSPRSCNKRREGTRKSLVRARQDGEQMASNGQKTGARQQDEKHQQTLHSARSLKMNIVSARSQGNPKVNDVSINDDIVGITVKPCNIYGINNQLTTWKQIAETDQTKILISRQCEDEDLLLPSTGNEKRATRTDNDNDEDAASKEKEEDGARKLSSRSESMNWSSTTTTLNQTYSFREAGARVCDDRSTGARSRRWRPVRHSPRVEFCLKEPVKVNQIYVSSLFSGEKGNRCHGDPSSEERRGGEERLAATKQESNRYFENSSNFNSSARSNNKIFEKKGSTGGYTDNEEEEEDEEEEEEEEEDDDSENDNFEMLNSASRSLRGKKVDVDALSAGAAAKRRGNPLDYEVGGAIEANIEANENSSLFEKNLIASISYEFTDLNEYDDFTEKERDKNRAGEEQDEEEEEEEDSRLYDDERASYEDRSCKEIGKNCVESEKTNEGLFKSEETNWIEMETEPSFLTEIILQPSRSSTPFVSFEARSPKERYDEGEYEVNAKENSMEWKVEIDTETGSEVLYRVENNSGDSNRSSSREEGSSRPVERDFARFPSTLQNERKTPFSEGATSPSLRRKEEKTVRSPIAYPPEKDERVIFPKRKEIGNQINICDCSKEISPNNWSKCEKGVGECSIADTNAENRELARDVQDAILENCGARRTNNSENNFNSDVIESSTSQLNANLETDDIAMKDADSLRNNMEEEEEEENEEVQEIYSAKDFDCDSDNSVENQVQEPTNETKCSKKRTEEKTRQTLPSLRSIILSESCVKLSQRVQMEDSNRSTALKSRRSRRVEIENRIHQENVETVEVETIEEIGTRNRSIKFRILPEIKGTGVLAKRSYDDKERSDPQTYWEKASKATRNRLINLDPPYQGASRFLKRNPKVHILPPVPSSSSLVNRSGKDYDPFLLAEQQMNDLLSDTSEQSVADSCPSIDQNSRQKSFPLSHSSAFVKYPCQSSPNAGHEKRSSSIPAPPTELDDITSDFSSDSTETNSLSRELFSLKDEKERAKNCRGTNPERRSPVKELGRRVIIDKSRALGGDELVEEGNKSVAGEARKIAEPRASVKMIRPVVDRSPSVRASSAPKAGQERGKNPASKIHSHDENALPSRKNKNSNGRNNNYPLNLSSSNLSLSSIISSDVDMKRSNSVFDELMTSFEEDENGAFVPSLKSLLKTDSLSSPVHASRHRNGRISDEELSSPESYKRQDHNKMSGDSAYSSLNRKYSHHGRSTNDVAGRFDEDTSRSNRRDGDGGGGIHVVKCKMSKYCHQCGFKFPETAKFCCECGIRRLVL
- the LOC724652 gene encoding uncharacterized protein LOC724652 isoform X4, producing the protein MAEVEDVPPILLPCAICARTFMPQSLEKHARICERSANKKRKPFDSAKQRIQGTELAEFLPRQEKKRRSPEEKSSKSWKQTHDDFLRAIRAARNEIVDSTMQKQCSTTITSSAPTRANEQGMCPTCNRHFGVKAYDRHVAWCKERIARVPVSPATNIAKERLEARMKYRAPAVKSRRQATREKYSPGSAITLSAGNKMSPGLVPNKAKESASAPSCNNKSNDSPVKQKTTLVRRSNPMKESTSTIPPMKSRLPDRTNRQLEDDAGPSTFRPAPPVKRISHLPVPPLKAHKRESFDEWNGNNNNNTAPPVSPRSCNKRREGTRKSLVRARQDGEQMASNGQKTGARQQDEKHQQTLHSARSLKMNIVSARSQGNPKVNDVSINDDIVGITVKPCNIYGINNQLTTWKQIAETDQTKILISRQCEDEDLLLPSTGNEKRATRTDNDNDEDAASKEKEEDGARKLSSRSESMNWSSTTTTLNQTYSFREAGARVCDDRSTGARSRRWRPVRHSPRVEFCLKEPVKVNQIYVSSLFSGEKGNRCHGDPSSEERRGGEERLAATKQESNRYFENSSNFNSSARSNNKIFEKKGSTGGYTDNEEEEEDEEEEEEEEEDDDSENDNFEMLNSASRSLRGKKVDVDALSAGAAAKRRGNPLDYEVGGAIEANIEANENSSLFEKNLIASISYEFTDLNEYDDFTEKERDKNRAGEEQDEEEEEEEDSRLYDDERASYEDRSCKEIGKNCVESEKTNEGLFKSEETNWIEMETEPSFLTEIILQPSRSSTPFVSFEARSPKERYDEGEYEVNAKENSMEWKVEIDTETGSEVLYRVENNSGDSNRSSSREEGSSRPVERDFARFPSTLQNERKTPFSEGATSPSLRRKEEKTVRSPIAYPPEKDERVIFPKRKEIGNQINICDCSKEISPNNWSKCEKGVGECSIADTNAENRELARDVQDAILENCGARRTNNSENNFNSDVIESSTSQLNANLETDDIAMKDADSLRNNMEEEEEEENEEVQEIYSAKDFDCDSDNSVENQVQEPTNETKCSKKRTEEKTRQTLPSLRSIILSESCVKLSQRVQMEDSNRSTALKSRRSRRVEIENRIHQENVETVEVETIEEIGTRNRSIKFRILPEIKGTGVLAKRSYDDKERSDPQTYWEKASKATRNRLINLDPPYQGASRFLKRNPKVHILPPVPSSSSLVNRRNIKLPLHPVWSNYVRRRPDFNLLLSSRTGKDYDPFLLAEQQMNDLLSDTSEQSVADSCPSIDQNSRQKSFPLSHSSAFVKYPCQSSPNAGHEKRSSSIPAPPTELDDITSDFSSDSTETNSLSRELFSLKDEKERAKNCRGTNPERRSPVKELGRRVIIDKSRALGGDELVEEGNKSVAGEARKIAEPRASVKMIRPVVDRSPSVRASSAPKAGQERGKNPASKIHSHDENALPSRKNKNSNGRNNNYPLNLSSSNLSLSSIISSDVDMKRSNSVFDELMTSFEEDENGAFVPSLKSLLKTDSLSSPVHASRHRNGRISDEELSSPESYKRQDHNKMSGDSAYSSLNRKYSHHGRSTNDVAGRFDEDTSRSNRRDGDGGGGIHVVKCKMSKYCHQCGFKFPETAKFCCECGIRRLVL